In Chitinophagaceae bacterium, the genomic window TACTTCTGTTCTATGGGGATAAAAAGGTTCTCTTATAGGTATATTGATATGAACGGGGCTTGAGTCAGAAATACATATATTCAGGGCATCATTTATGATATAATGTGCATACCAAAGAGAATCTGTATGGTGATAAGAATCGGGAAAGGTATATGATTTTTTTATATAATTGGTATAAACGTTGTGTTGATTTATACTTTGTCCATCTTGTTGGTGGATCCATTCGGGAGGGCGGTCTGCTGTCAATACCAAAAGAGGAATATTTTTATAATATGCTTCGGCTATAGCGGGAGCAAAGTTTAATACTGCGGTCCCCGAGGTGCAAAATAACACTACAGGTTTTTTCTTTTTTTCTGCTATCCCCAGAGAGATAAATGCTGCCGACCTTTCATCGGAAATAGTATATGTCTGAAACCCCCCGTGTCTTACAAAAGCTAATACAATCGGTGCAGAACGAGAACCAGGGGAAAAAACTACGTCTCTTATTCCTTTCAAAAAACAGATAGATGCTATATCTAATATGGGTTGTATTATCATAAAAGGAATAATTCTTAATCTTACATTTATAAATTATTAAAAAACCTCAAGGATGTTTCATAAAAAAGAATAATTTTTTGTAAAATAACATTTTTACAAAAGTATTTGCATTCTTTTACAAACTTTCTATATTTTTACTTTATTTTTTTTAAAATAGAATAAAAACAATTCTTAAAAATCTAATCACATATTTATTAATTAACAGCTATTTAAAAAAACAATACAATGAGTAAACAAGGTTATATATACATTTTAATGAATCCATCTTTTCCTCAATATCTTAAAATTGGTCAAACAACAAGAACTCCCGAAGAAAGAGCTAAAGAACTCTATTGGCAAGCCAAAACAGGTATTCCAACTAGATTTGTGGAGGCGTATGAAGAAGAAGTTAGTGACTGCATTTTAGTGGAAAAACTTGTGCATACAAAACTTGAAAAAAACCACTGGAACAAAGAGTATTTTAATGTGCCATTAAAGGATGCTTTTAAAACAATACGAAAAGTTATTGAAGATTTACAGAAAGAGCAAAAACTTGATTTTTTAGACAAAACTGTAAAAGGTCCTCTTAAGAATAAAGAATGGTGGAATGAACTTAGTTTTGTTTGGCAACAAATATTTAGAAACCATCTTAATCTGTCTTATCAACCTAATGAATTAGATTTGTTTAGTGCAGTGCATAATATTATTAATCACTGCCAGGATACAGAACTAAGAAAACAAGTAGTAGATTTGATAGCGGATATATTATTTACTAAACGACTTACTAAATGGTATAATGAGATTTTGTCTCCCACCCAAAAAAAATTGTTTAATTCATATCTCCCGTACGAACTTGCAGAGCAGGAAATTGAGCAAATATTTAAACTCACCGAGATAAATTGTAGCAATAACAGGGCTGTTATTGATTTGAAACCTTTAGAAAAATTGTCTGAACTCAAAAAAATAGAGGCATCTAACACATCTATTTTAGATTTAGCACCTTTGAAAAACCTTGGTACATTAGAGGAAATTTGCATCACTAATACCCAAGTATATGACTTGAAACCCTTAGAAACATTACCTCGTTTGAAAAAAGTAACTTGGGTGCATGCACATTTGAGTAAGGAAGATGAGGAAGAAATTAAAAGGTTCGAGAATGAAACAAACCGTAAAGTTGACCATAAAAGTTTTTTGAGTCCGTATAATGCTGATTAAAAATCCATATACTTTTTTTCATACATACAAAAAATGTCAGACATCATTCATTACATACCACAAATCAAGGAAATAGAAACTCCTTTTTATTTTTATGATACAGATCTTTTAAAGCAAACCCTTGATGAAATACATAATACAGGAATATCAAGGGGGTATAAAATTCACTATGCTCTCAAAGCGAATGTTCATCCAGATATACTTTCTTTTATAAAAGATTCGGGAATGGGAGCCGATTGTGTGAGCTTTGGGGAAATCAAAAGAGCTCTCGATGCGGGTTTCCCCCCCCAAGAGATTGTGTTTGCAGGAGTAGGGAAAACGGATAAGGAAATACAACAGGCAATACATTCTCGTATATTCTGTTTTAACTGTGAGTCCTCTCAAGAAATTTCTATCATCAATCACTTTGCAAATGCCATGAATACCCCCTGTAACATTGCTCTCAGAATTAATCCTGATATTCAAACAGATACCCATCGTTATATTAGTACCGGAAGCGAAGAAAATAAATTTGGAATCTCTTTTCAAGAGGTCAGGCATATCATAGACACCATACATACCTACTCCCATATACATCTTATTGGAATACATGTTCATATTGGTTCGCAGATTCAGAATATGGAAAATTTTGTTAATCTCTGCAAAAAAATAAACGAAATACAATCTTTTTTTCAAGAAAAAAAAATAAAACTTGCTCTCATAAATGTAGGAGGAGGATTAGGGGTAGATTATTCTTTTCAAGAACGCATTCCTGATTTTAAGAGTTATTTTGATGTATTTCAAAAGCATCTCAACCTTTTTTCTCACCAAGAACTTCATTTTGAATTAGGAAGGTCCATTGTAGCGCAGTGTGGAACTTTGGTTTCTCGTATTTTATATACCAAAATGGGTGCTAAAAAACATTTTCTTATATTAGATGCAGGAATGAACGAACTCATACGTCCCGCGTTATACCAAGCAAAACACCTCATAGAAAATATTACCTCCAAAAGTGAAAGAAGCACCTGCTACGATGTGGTAGGTCCTATATGTGAAAGTAGTGATACTTTTCGAGAAAATATACTTCTCCCCGAAAGCATCCGGGGAGACATTATGGTGATACGTTCCGCAGGAGCATATGGAGAAGTAATGAGAAGTCATTATAATATCCGACAACAGAATGCAAGTATAATGAGTTATAAATTGATACCGTTGCGAATTAAAAACGCAAAAAACGAATATTTTATTTAACGAATACTATGGTCTTCAAGTTCATTGTATTGCTTGTAACGTTTTGCAGCTGGTAGATGTGGTGGATTTAGAAGCACTTGACTATCAGTAAAGCACAAAGCTTGATTTCAACTGAACCGCCACTTTTGGGTAGGTGCTGTTATGCCTTCGCCCTTCTTATTTTTGTTTTGATTTAATTGAGAATATGAGGGTTGCCTGTCAAGATATCAAGTCCGCAGTTTTTGAAATCTCTGTCATTTGTAAGTAAAACAAAATTGTTTTCAGAGCAAATAGATACTGTCGCTTTATCCACGAAATCAAGTTGGTCAACAATTAAAAAACCCTCAATATCACTTTTATTGAAAGACTTGCCAATGATTTTAAAACTACCAAGAATATAATTTTGAACTATTAAATAAATATCATTTATAACATCCTTTCCATCTTGACTATTTCTAAAGTCTTTGAATTTTTGATTTGCATTTAACTTTTGGTGTTCAATCCTCAAAACTCTGTTAACAACTTCTGAGATAACTAAAAAATCTACATAAAGATTATTTCCTTGTTTTCGCAAATTGTTAAATGCTCGTGCATAATTGGTTTCGTAGAAATAATCCCCTGTAGACCAAAACAGATATATTAATACATTGGCATCAACAAAAACATCCTTTCCAGAAAGATGTGCATAATCTTGTAATTTGTAATTCGTTGCCATTGATTAATCTTCTGTTATTTCATCAATACTTCTTTGCAATGCTTCGGGGTCTTTGTAATAAAGTTTTGCAGTCTCAACAACTCTTTTCAATGCAACTTTGCCTGAATCAGAAATTTCTGATACTTTCAAATTTTCTCTTATGTAATCTTCAGAGAAATCTTTGTAAAGTTGTCCAACAGCAGTATTTAAAAAAGCAGTTGTTAGCATTTCAATATTTTGGAAAGATAGATTAACCTTTTTATTATCCTTAAATGCTTTTACAATCAGTTCGAAAACCTTTTGACCATCCTCTGCTTCAACCCCGTAAACATCTCCGATTGTGTTTACAATGCTTATTGTTGTGTTTTCCATACTTTTAGAATATATCATTTATATCAATCTCACTTTTAAGTGAATAATTTTTGTTGTCATCTGTTCTGAATTGCAAATTTACAATAGTTCCTGGGAATTCCCCTTGAAACTCTTTTAGCGTTTCTCCATCAATGCCAAACTGGTA contains:
- a CDS encoding type II toxin-antitoxin system VapC family toxin, which translates into the protein MATNYKLQDYAHLSGKDVFVDANVLIYLFWSTGDYFYETNYARAFNNLRKQGNNLYVDFLVISEVVNRVLRIEHQKLNANQKFKDFRNSQDGKDVINDIYLIVQNYILGSFKIIGKSFNKSDIEGFLIVDQLDFVDKATVSICSENNFVLLTNDRDFKNCGLDILTGNPHILN
- a CDS encoding GIY-YIG nuclease family protein produces the protein MSKQGYIYILMNPSFPQYLKIGQTTRTPEERAKELYWQAKTGIPTRFVEAYEEEVSDCILVEKLVHTKLEKNHWNKEYFNVPLKDAFKTIRKVIEDLQKEQKLDFLDKTVKGPLKNKEWWNELSFVWQQIFRNHLNLSYQPNELDLFSAVHNIINHCQDTELRKQVVDLIADILFTKRLTKWYNEILSPTQKKLFNSYLPYELAEQEIEQIFKLTEINCSNNRAVIDLKPLEKLSELKKIEASNTSILDLAPLKNLGTLEEICITNTQVYDLKPLETLPRLKKVTWVHAHLSKEDEEEIKRFENETNRKVDHKSFLSPYNAD
- the lysA gene encoding diaminopimelate decarboxylase, producing the protein MSDIIHYIPQIKEIETPFYFYDTDLLKQTLDEIHNTGISRGYKIHYALKANVHPDILSFIKDSGMGADCVSFGEIKRALDAGFPPQEIVFAGVGKTDKEIQQAIHSRIFCFNCESSQEISIINHFANAMNTPCNIALRINPDIQTDTHRYISTGSEENKFGISFQEVRHIIDTIHTYSHIHLIGIHVHIGSQIQNMENFVNLCKKINEIQSFFQEKKIKLALINVGGGLGVDYSFQERIPDFKSYFDVFQKHLNLFSHQELHFELGRSIVAQCGTLVSRILYTKMGAKKHFLILDAGMNELIRPALYQAKHLIENITSKSERSTCYDVVGPICESSDTFRENILLPESIRGDIMVIRSAGAYGEVMRSHYNIRQQNASIMSYKLIPLRIKNAKNEYFI
- a CDS encoding STAS-like domain-containing protein gives rise to the protein MENTTISIVNTIGDVYGVEAEDGQKVFELIVKAFKDNKKVNLSFQNIEMLTTAFLNTAVGQLYKDFSEDYIRENLKVSEISDSGKVALKRVVETAKLYYKDPEALQRSIDEITED